The following are encoded together in the Alteromonas gilva genome:
- a CDS encoding RNA recognition motif domain-containing protein — translation MKVSLMQCFLVSLVLAVLGFILTHQVAIEAPAPAVVAASLLLSGIVTPWIASLLGTASTGKESASRQPVSAGGIAEDVSTLYVGNLPYKANEAAVKAYFEDHVQIQSVRLMKDKKTGKRKGYGFIEVINGDIDAIISQFNDSVFQDRTLKVRPAKDKVTD, via the coding sequence ATGAAAGTCAGCTTAATGCAATGTTTTTTAGTCAGCCTCGTTTTGGCTGTTTTAGGTTTTATTTTAACTCATCAAGTCGCTATTGAAGCCCCTGCTCCAGCAGTAGTGGCCGCCTCATTATTACTCAGCGGTATCGTTACTCCCTGGATCGCCTCTTTGTTAGGTACGGCGAGCACAGGGAAAGAATCCGCCTCACGACAGCCGGTCAGCGCCGGGGGCATTGCTGAGGATGTTTCTACACTCTATGTAGGAAACCTGCCTTACAAAGCCAATGAAGCAGCAGTAAAAGCATACTTTGAAGACCATGTTCAAATTCAGTCTGTTCGTTTAATGAAAGACAAGAAAACCGGCAAACGGAAAGGCTATGGGTTTATAGAAGTAATAAATGGTGACATCGACGCCATTATTAGCCAGTTTAACGATTCGGTTTTCCAGGACAGAACGCTGAAAGTCCGGCCAGCCAAAGACAAGGTGACCGACTAA